One window from the genome of Sesamum indicum cultivar Zhongzhi No. 13 linkage group LG15, S_indicum_v1.0, whole genome shotgun sequence encodes:
- the LOC105177809 gene encoding glucan endo-1,3-beta-glucosidase 12: MNMLWLLSLFHLLLLYLTATGQESVGFLPLHDSTVTLQSSSQNGLPVAVQVETEHLKNVANSVLMAETWLRNHVLAYYPATNVTTIVVGHSVLCSKDQEDKLGLVLPSVKNIHYSLTRWGLQNDIKVAASFSTDCLDSNSQESYRVDVAEAYIKPLLSVLQDINSPYVVNPPSYIYTLSDEALSLLKSHSISMKNLGVLHLNRINVVISAPRREKPPSRKLSFIDLDKMIDPFPPRPTPISPSRSPSRPSSPAYAAGSPLPPLVGIVSPAPSLPPVVNPFSPPFLPPLAPMPNPASPPFGPHLPPCTPSDGGGSAGAPVGVGVHNGLWCVAKPSVPAETLQEALDYACGEGEADCDAIKPEGSCYFPDSLVAHASYAFNSYWQKTKRNGGTCGFGGTAMLINSDPSYHHCRFILT, encoded by the exons ATGAATATGCTTTGGTTGCTTTCGCTCTTCCATCTCCTACTTCTATATTTAACTG CTACAGGTCAAGAATCAGTGGGATTTTTGCCACTCCATGACTCAACTGTGACCCTCCAGAGTTCATCTCAGAATGGGCTGCCTGTGGCCGTTCAAGTGGAAACTGAGCACCTCAAGAATGTCGCAAACAGTGTTCTAATGGCAGAAACTTGGCTCAGAAACCATGTTTTGGCATACTACCCTGCCACCAATGTAACCACAATAGTCGTCGGTCACTCTGTTTTATGCAGCAAAGATCAAGAAGACAAGTTGGGTTTGGTTTTGCCATCAGTCAAGAACATCCACTACTCACTCACTAGGTGGGGTTTGCAGAACGACATTAAGGTTGCTGCTTCTTTCTCTACCGACTGTTTGGACTCAAACTCTCAAGAATCATACAGAGTAGATGTAGCCGAAGCCTACATCAAGCCCCTCCTCAGCGTCTTGCAAGACATAAACTCACCTTATGTCGTGAACCCACCTTCATATATCTACACATTGTCTGATGAAGCCTTGAGTTTGCTCAAATCCCACTCCATATCCATGAAAAACCTCGGAGTTCTTCATCTGAACAGGATCAATGTGGTCATCAGCGCTCCAAGAAGAGAAAAACCCCCCAGCAGAAAGCTCTCTTTCATCGATTTAGATAAAATGATAGATCCATTTCCACCAAGGCCAACCCCTATATCCCCATCTCGCTCCCCTTCTCGTCCTTCCTCTCCAGCTTACGCTGCAGGAAGCCCTCTGCCTCCATTAGTTGGAATAGTTTCTCCTGCTCCTTCACTCCCTCCTGTAGTTAACCCCTTCAGCCCTCCATTTTTACCACCCCTGGCTCCAATGCCCAACCCTGCTAGCCCTCCATTTGGACCCCATTTGCCTCCATGCACTCCATCTGACGGTGGTGGTTCTGCAGGCGCACCGGTCGGGGTTGGGGTGCATAATGGGCTGTGGTGTGTGGCTAAGCCTAGTGTGCCTGCAGAGACTTTGCAAGAGGCATTGGACTATGCCTGTGGAGAAGGTGAAGCTGATTGTGATGCCATTAAGCCGGAGGGGAGTTGCTATTTCCCTGATAGTCTTGTGGCGCATGCTTCTTATGCTTTCAATAGTTATTGGCAGAAGACTAAGAGAAATGGCGGTACCTGTGGCTTTGGAGGCACTGCTATGCTCATCAACTCTGACCCCA GTTATCATCATTGCAGATTCATTCTTACCTAG
- the LOC105177808 gene encoding uncharacterized protein LOC105177808, which translates to MDPKHSGDMLKHLEKQNELLMDAYRSMSHELHKLQVEEELLMRKYYEFMEAQGLIDKNKSSTNLTEDQETGQAGALVVTREEHA; encoded by the exons ATGGATCCTAAGCACTCTGGAGATATGCTCAA GCATTTGGAGAAGCAGAACGAGCTTCTAATGGATGCATATAGGTCCATGTCTCATGAACTGCACAAACTTCAG GTAGAGGAGGAACTGCTTATGCGCAAGTATTATGAGTTTATGGAAGCTCAAGGTTTGATCGACAAG AACAAAAGTAGCACCAACCTAACAGAGGACCAGGAAACTGGTCAAGCTGGAGCATTAGTTGTGACCAGGGAAGAACATGCATGA
- the LOC105177807 gene encoding BTB/POZ domain-containing protein NPY5, whose product MKFMKLGSKPDQFQTEGENIRYVAAELATDMVISVGDVKFYLHKFPLLSKSSHLQKLVASASDENEEIRIHDIPGGPAAFEICAKFCYGIVVTLNAYNVVAARCAAEYLEMYETVDKGNLIYKIDVFLTSCIFRSWKDSIIVLQTTKALLPWSEELKVVSRCLDSIASKASTDPSKVDWSYTYNRKKLPSENGHDPLWNAVKKQQTVPKDWWVEDLCELQIDLYKRVITTIQAKGRISADVIGDSLKAYALRRIPGFIKGTIKGGDILKYQFLVDTITSLLPTEKNSVPCSFLLKLLQASFLLECGEEGRVELMQKIAQQLGEATIADLLMRSPTGETTLYNIDIVQDLVQQFVMQAHSSQNDSSDDPEFQVMYSGFTSDSKIKVARLVDAYLAEAARDSSLPLSRFVALADMVSSFPRSTHDGLYRAIDMYLKIHPGMTKSEKKRICRLMDCRKLSGEACAHAVQNERLPLRVVVQVLFFEQARAAATVDSGSIPDLPGSVRALLPGGSYGSSRSATTNTDEDLDRDQISEELKTLKGELASLKLTNKGSTNDTKLTTEKIDANKVKTIFSRLWLSKDRGGENSSSDTSESPTSTAEETRSTPSGSRRHFSS is encoded by the exons ATGAAGTTTATGAAGCTTGGATCCAAGCCTGATCAGTTTCAGACTGAAGGGGAAAATATCAG GTATGTAGCAGCAGAGTTGGCAACTGACATGGTCATTAGCGTTGGGGATGTCAAATTTTATCTGCACAAG TTTCCACTTTTGTCCAAGAGTTCTCACCTTCAGAAGCTTGTCGCCAGTGCAAGTGATGAAAACGAGGAGATTCGCATCCATGATATTCCAGGTGGACCTGCTGCATTTGAGATATGTGCCAAGTTCTGCTATGGCATCGTGGTGACACTCAATGCGTATAATGTGGTAGCAGCCCGTTGTGCAGCAGAGTATCTTGAAATGTACGAGACTGTTGATAAGGGAAATCTCATATACAAAATTGACGTCTTTCTTACGTCCTGCATTTTCCGGAGCTGGAAGGACTCCATAATTGTGCTTCAGACTACAAAAGCTCTTCTTCCCTGGTCAGAGGAGTTGAAGGTTGTTAGCCGCTGCCTAGATTCAATAGCTTCTAAAGCCTCAACTGATCCTTCAAAAGTTGACTGGTCATACACCTACAATCGTAAGAAGCTCCCATCTGAGAATGGGCACGATCCCCTCTGGAATGCTGTGAAGAAACAACAAACAGTGCCGAAAGACTGGTGGGTAGAAGACCTCTGCGAACTTCagattgatttatataaacgGGTTATCACAACAATACAAGCTAAAGGAAGAATTTCTGCTGATGTTATTGGAGACTCATTAAAAGCATATGCTTTAAGAAGGATTCCAGGTTTTATCAAAGGCACTATAAAGGGAGGCGATATTCTGAAGTACCAGTTCTTGGTTGATACCATCACATCATTGCTGCCAACAGAGAAAAATTCTGTACCTTGTAGTTTTTTGCTCAAATTACTGCAGGCATCCTTCTTGTTAGAATGCGGCGAGGAGGGAAGAGTGGAGCTAATGCAAAAAATTGCACAACAACTTGGGGAGGCAACCATCGCTGATCTTCTGATGCGTTCTCCAACTGGTGAAACAACTCTGTATAACATAGATATAGTACAGGACTTGGTCCAGCAGTTTGTGATGCAAGCACATAGCTCTCAGAATGACAGTTCTGACGATCCTGAGTTCCAAGTGATGTACAGTGGGTTCACTTCAGATTCCAAAATTAAGGTGGCTAGATTGGTTGATGCTTATCTGGCTGAAGCTGCTCGAGATTCCTCATTACCTTTATCCAGATTCGTTGCTCTCGCGGATATGGTTTCTAGCTTTCCAAGATCAACTCATGACGGACTCTACCGTGCTATTGACATGTATCTCAAG ATACACCCAGGGATGACTAAGAGcgagaaaaagagaatttgCCGGCTAATGGATTGCAGGAAGCTATCAGGCGAAGCGTGTGCGCACGCAGTGCAAAACGAGAGGCTCCCATTGCGGGTTGTTGTGCAGGTTCTCTTCTTTGAGCAAGCCAGAGCAGCCGCAACAGTGGATAGTGGCAGCATCCCTGATTTACCCGGCTCCGTTAGGGCTTTGCTGCCAGGAGGATCCTATGGTAGCTCCAGATCAGCAACCACCAACACAGATGAGGACTTAGACCGTGACCAGATATCCGAGGAACTGAAGACATTGAAGGGAGAGCTTGCTTCTCTGAAGCTGACAAACAAAGGCAGCACCAACGACACCAAATTGACCACAGAAAAGATCGATGCTAACAAAGTGAAAACAATCTTCTCGCGACTCTGGTTGAGCAAAGACAGAGGAGGGGAGAACAGCAGCTCGGACACCTCGGAGAGCCCTACATCTACCGCAGAAGAAACAAGGTCCACCCCTTCAGGAAGTAGGAGACATTTCTCATCTTGA
- the LOC105177806 gene encoding casein kinase II subunit alpha-2-like (The sequence of the model RefSeq protein was modified relative to this genomic sequence to represent the inferred CDS: added 38 bases not found in genome assembly), which yields MVRPFQFIVSRHHRLSSAAAPLRHVASRPPLSFTQQQQQQEQQVNLYRQKEKPKPPQLSSITVSPAVSFAETMAQKIGKAIRRPGAPSKARVYPDVNVIRPKEYWDYESLTVQWGEQDDYEVVRKVGRGKYSEVFEGVHTTDNEKCIIKILKPVKKKKIKREIKILQNLCGGPNIVKLLDIVRDQQSKTPSLIFEYVNNTDFKVLYPTLSDFDIRYYIYELLKALDYCHSQGIMHRDVKPHNVMIDHEQRKLRLIDWGLAEFYHPGKEYNVRVASRYFKGPELLVDLQDYDYSLDLWSLGCMFAGMIFRKEPFFYGHDNYDQLVKIAKVLGTDELNAYLNKYRLELDHNLAALVGRHSRKPWTKFINADNQHLAVPEAIDFVDKLLRYDHQERPTAKEAMAHPYFFPIRNAESRRARGQ from the exons ATGGTAAGGCCTTTCCAATTCATCGTCTCTCGCCACCACCGTCTCTCCTCCGCCGCCGCTCCCCTCCGCCACGTCGCTTCCCGACCCCCACTTTCATTCACGCAACAACAACAGCAACAAGAACAACAGGTTAACCTCTATcgacaaaaagaaaagccaaAGCCACCGCAGTTATCCTCCATCACCGTCAGCCCAGCCGTCTCCTTTGCTGAAACCATGGCCCAGAAGATCGGGAAAGCCATTCGGCGCCCCGGTGCCCCGTCGAAGGCGCGGGTCTACCCCGACGTTAATGTCATCCGCCCTAAGGAGTACTGGGACTACGAGTCTCTCACTGTTCAATGGGG GGAGCAGGATGATTATGAGGTGGTGAGGAAGGTGGGTAGGGGCAAGTACAGCGAGGTTTTTGAGGGGGTTCACACCACCGACAACGAGAAGTGCATCATCAAAATTCTTAAACCtgtcaagaagaagaag ATCAAGAGGGAGATTAAGATTTTACAGAATCTCTGTGGCGGGCCAAATATTGTGAAGTTGCTTGACATCGTAAGGGATCAACAATCGAAGACTCCAAGTCTTATATTTGAATATGTGAACAATACAGACTTTAAAGTGCTGTATCCCACACTTTCGGATTTTGACATTAGATATTACATCTATGAACTCTTAAAG GCTTTAGATTATTGCCATTCTCAAGGTATCATGCATCGGGATGTGAAGCCCCACAATGTCATGATAGATCACGAGCAGCGTAAACTTCGTCTAATAGATTGGGGACTTGCAGAGTTCTAC ATACTTTAAGGGCCCTGAACTTCTTGTTGATTTGCAAGACTATGATTACTCCTTGGACTTGTGGAGTCTGGGCTGTATGTTTGCTGGAATG ATATTCCGCAAGGAGCCATTCTTTTATGGGCATGATAATTATGATCAACTAGTCAAGATTGCAAAG GTATTGGGGACGGATGAGTTGAACGCATATTTGAACAAGTACCGATTGGAATTGGACCATAATCTTGCTGCCCTTGTTGGAAG GCATAGCAGGAAACCATGGACCAAGTTCATCAATGCTGATAATCAACATTTGGCTGTTCCTGAG gCGATTGATTTTGTTGACAAATTGTTGCGATATGATCACCAAGAAAGGCCAACCGCAAAGGAGGCAATG GCCCATCCATATTTCTTTCCCATTAGGAATGCAGAAAGCCGCCGTGCTCGTGGCCAATAA